In the Setaria italica strain Yugu1 chromosome VI, Setaria_italica_v2.0, whole genome shotgun sequence genome, one interval contains:
- the LOC101783025 gene encoding wall-associated receptor kinase 2 — MWTTVSGGKSSETPAQSINKSKFVLMAIRLLPCLLLLVAALTAAADAESTTTSCPDSCGGMRIQYPFGIGAGCFRKGFEIVCDGGRPVLAGATAPIPVTHLSIRTAGVRVMLPVGWECFNASDEVRAWSDGDVRLNRDDADAYRVSSAHNQLVVLGCNTLGYIQGQRDEGNDYSFAYYTGCLSFCNDSGSAADGACAGVGCCRVDVPPGITDNKMNFRAYNHKERLGYSPCDYAFFVDRENYTFHTADLRMEINRTMPVWLDWAIRDNLTCDEAKKAQGYACVSSNSECHKSFNGPGYVCNCSMGYEGNPYVVDGCTDINECERQEYPCRGVCRNTLGSYECKCPSGFHSADPFKEPCNLKFPLGVVIASGAAGCLFIISVVVFVWLLRKEKRKTKEYFQKNGGPTLEKVTKIKLFKKEELMPILRSNNLIGEGGFGEVYKGLLGDEPVAVKKPKNVNLADQFTNEVIIQSRVMHKNIVKLIGCCLEVDIPILAYEFVPKGSLDDILHGSREPLDLDQRLDIAAQSARGLAYLHSDTITTILHGDIKPANILLSDDLVPKISDFGISRMITVDKKYTRNVIGAVSYVDPVYLQSGRLTSKSDVYSFGVVLLELITRKKVTDSNNLLRNFIDAYTKDKRVIELVDSEIATTENMELLHSLAGMIVECLDLNIDQRPEMIDVAENLRAMLKGSRSKTNEI, encoded by the exons ATGTGGACTACTGTCAGTGGCGGCAAATCAAGTGAGACACCAGCTCAATCGATCAACAAGAGCAAATTTGTGTTGATGGCCATACGCTTACTGCCATGCCTCCTCCTACTGGTAGCAGCATtaacggccgccgccgacgctgagagcaccaccaccagctgcCCCGACAGCTGCGGCGGTATGCGCATCCAGTACCCCTTCGGCATCGGCGCCGGCTGCTTCCGCAAAGGCTTCGAGATCGTCTGCGACGGCGGCAGGCCGGTGCTCGCCGGCGCCACGGCGCCCATCCCGGTGACCCACCTCTCCATCAGGACGGCGGGGGTCCGCGTGATGCTTCCCGTCGGGTGGGAGTGCTTCAACGCCTCCGACGAGGTGCGCGCCTGGAGCGACGGCGACGTGCGGCTCAACCGGGACGACGCCGACGCGTACCGCGTCTCCAGCGCCCACAACCAGCTCGTCGTCCTCGGCTGCAACACCCTGGGCTACATCCAGGGCCAGCGCGACGAGGGCAACGACTACTCCTTCGCCTACTACACCGGCTGCCTCTCCTTCTGCAACGACTCCGGCAGCGCGGCCGACGGCGCCTGCGCCGGCGTCGGGTGCTGCCGCGTCGACGTCCCGCCCGGCATCACCGACAACAAGATGAACTTCAGGGCGTACAACCACAAGGAGAGGCTTGGCTACAGCCCCTGCGACTACGCCTTCTTCGTGGACAGGGAGAACTACACCTTCCACACCGCGGACCTCAGGATGGAGATCAACCGGACGATGCCGGTGTGGCTGGATTGGGCCATCCGTGACAACCTGACCTGCGATGAGGCCAAGAAGGCGCAGGGGTACGCCTGCGTGAGCTCAAACAGTGAGTGCCACAAGTCGTTCAACGGACCTGGGTATGTCTGCAACTGCAGCATGGGCTACGAGGGCAACCCCTACGTCGTTGATGGTTGTACCG ATATCAATGAGTGCGAACGTCAAGAGTATCCATGCAGAGGTGTTTGCCGGAATACGTTGGGTTCATATGAATGCAAATGCCCCAGTGGTTTCCACAGTGCTGATCCGTTTAAAGAGCCTTGCAACCTCAAATTTCCACTTGGTGTAGTAATTGCTTCAG GTGCTGCTGGTTGTCTGTTCATAATATCGGTTGTGGTGTTCGTCTGGCTCCTTCgcaaagagaaaaggaagaCCAAggaatattttcaaaaaaatggGGGTCCTACGCTAGAAAAGGTTACCAAGATCAAGCTATTCAAAAAGGAGGAGCTGATGCCAATTTTAAGAAGTAACAATCTTATTGGAGAAGGTGGCTTTGGTGAGGTTTACAAGGGGCTTCTTGGAGATGAACCGGTAGCAGTGAAGAAGCCCAAGAATGTCAATTTGGCAGACCAGTTCACCAACGAAGTTATAATTCAGTCTCGAGTCATGCACAAGAACATTGTCAAGCTCATTGGCTGTTGCCTAGAAGTCGATATCCCAATTTTAGCCTATGAGTTTGTGCCGAAAGGCAGCCTTGACGACATTTTGCACGGCAGCAGGGAGCCCCTGGACTTGGACCAACGTCTGGATATTGCTGCACAATCAGCTAGGGGTCTAGCTTATTTGCATTCAGATACCATCACAACAATTCTACATGGTGACATTAAACCAGCTAATATCCTTTTAAGTGATGACTTGGTACCAAAGATATCCGACTTTGGTATATCTAGGATGATTACCGTCGACAAAAAATACACGAGAAATGTCATTGGTGCTGTGAGCTATGTGGATCCAGTATATCTGCAGTCAGGAAGACTAACGAGTAAAAGTGATGTCTACAGTTTTGGAGTCGTGCTCCTAGAACTCATCACAAGGAAGAAAGTCACGGATTCTAACAACTTACTAAGGAACTTTATCGATGCTTACACAAAGGACAAGAGAGTGATTGAGCTTGTCGATTCAGAAATTGCAACAACGGAGAACATGGAGCTTCTTCATAGTCTGGCTGGAATGATTGTGGAGTGCCTAGATCTTAACATCGATCAAAGGCCGGAGATGATAGATGTAGCAGAGAATCTTCGCGCCATGCTGAAGGGATCACGGAGCAAAACGAATgagatatga